In Novipirellula caenicola, a single window of DNA contains:
- a CDS encoding PA2169 family four-helix-bundle protein, which produces MSLETKQSLSEATVKKLQKLIRANIDSYDGFRESAEELSDKKLATLFREIANERSALATELQNYVEWNGEEAEDDGSATAGVHRAWINVRSKLNGGDPYVILIEAERGEDHIKNAYEEVLKDTAGSAMNDVLLSQYAVVKAGHDKVRDLRDAYKNK; this is translated from the coding sequence ATGAGTCTAGAAACAAAGCAAAGCCTTAGCGAAGCCACCGTCAAGAAACTTCAAAAGCTAATCCGCGCCAACATTGACTCCTATGACGGGTTTCGTGAATCGGCAGAAGAATTGAGCGACAAAAAGCTGGCGACCCTGTTCCGCGAGATTGCCAATGAGCGATCGGCGCTAGCAACGGAGTTGCAGAATTACGTCGAATGGAACGGCGAAGAGGCCGAGGATGATGGTTCCGCCACAGCTGGTGTGCACCGTGCGTGGATCAACGTTCGCAGCAAGCTCAATGGGGGCGATCCCTATGTAATTCTGATCGAAGCCGAGCGTGGCGAAGATCATATCAAGAATGCCTACGAAGAAGTGCTCAAGGACACCGCGGGCAGCGCAATGAACGATGTGTTGTTGTCGCAATACGCGGTAGTCAAAGCGGGACATGACAAAGTCCGTGATCTTCGTGACGCGTACAAGAACAAGTAG
- a CDS encoding DUF3309 family protein: MYTILLILLILLLVGALPTWPHSRSWGYAPSGALTLIVIVVLVLLLMGYL, translated from the coding sequence ATGTACACCATTTTGCTGATCCTGTTGATCTTGTTGCTCGTAGGGGCGTTGCCGACGTGGCCGCACTCGAGAAGTTGGGGGTACGCCCCGAGTGGAGCACTGACGTTGATTGTCATCGTCGTCTTGGTGCTGCTGTTGATGGGGTATCTATAA